Proteins encoded in a region of the Stieleria neptunia genome:
- a CDS encoding potassium channel family protein, with the protein MNGSTSINKMRLGMAVLAGTCLIAVTGYVIAGWSLLDAVYMVAITIFGVGYGEVRPVVDPGLKLFTLAVVVAGCSSGIYVLGGFVQMIAEGEIQRALGARRMSRGIEQTQGHAIICGYGRVGRSLVAELREAGVDLVVVDRDTERLAEAERDGILVVSGDASEEDILRRAGIDRASVLASVLPGDAENVFVTLTARELNETIQIIARGESEATERKLIRSGANRVVLPTMIGASKIAQLIACPTVETLVSDAKAFSRMNQDLEAFGLGMMEIPIAAQSALVGCTIKDIELTGDGGNVVVAINRSEGEVIRNPKMEDVVGAGDRLIVLSHKEDLPAVTRRAAQKSEQMSYRGTRY; encoded by the coding sequence ATGAATGGGTCCACTTCGATCAACAAGATGCGTCTGGGCATGGCCGTTCTGGCCGGCACGTGTCTGATTGCGGTCACGGGCTATGTGATCGCCGGTTGGTCGCTGCTCGACGCGGTGTACATGGTGGCGATCACCATTTTTGGTGTCGGTTATGGTGAGGTGCGTCCGGTCGTTGATCCCGGGCTAAAACTGTTTACCCTGGCCGTCGTGGTCGCCGGGTGCAGCAGCGGCATTTACGTCCTCGGTGGGTTCGTGCAAATGATCGCCGAGGGAGAGATCCAACGTGCTTTGGGAGCCAGACGAATGAGCCGTGGTATCGAACAGACCCAGGGGCACGCCATCATTTGCGGATACGGACGCGTCGGTCGCAGCCTGGTTGCCGAATTGCGGGAAGCCGGCGTCGACCTGGTCGTCGTCGACCGTGACACCGAACGGCTGGCCGAAGCGGAGCGGGACGGAATCCTGGTGGTCTCCGGCGATGCGTCCGAGGAAGACATCTTGCGACGAGCCGGCATCGACCGCGCCTCCGTGCTCGCCTCCGTGCTTCCCGGTGACGCGGAAAACGTCTTCGTCACCCTGACGGCACGCGAGTTGAACGAAACGATCCAGATCATCGCGCGTGGCGAATCCGAAGCGACCGAGCGAAAACTGATTCGCAGCGGTGCCAATCGAGTGGTCCTGCCGACGATGATCGGCGCGTCCAAAATCGCTCAGCTGATCGCCTGCCCCACGGTCGAGACACTCGTCAGCGATGCCAAGGCGTTTTCGCGAATGAACCAGGACCTGGAGGCATTCGGGTTGGGGATGATGGAAATCCCGATCGCGGCGCAGTCAGCGCTGGTCGGCTGCACAATCAAAGACATCGAGCTGACCGGCGATGGCGGGAACGTCGTGGTCGCGATCAATCGCTCCGAAGGCGAAGTGATCCGCAATCCGAAAATGGAAGATGTCGTCGGGGCGGGCGACCGATTGATCGTCCTGTCGCACAAAGAAGACCTGCCCGCCGTCACCCGCCGCGCCGCGCAGAAATCCGAGCAGATGTCCTATCGCGGGACCCGCTATTAA
- a CDS encoding Gfo/Idh/MocA family protein has product MDRRQFAALSAGLVAAAHAVGQSESNSFPVAVIGHTGRGDYGHGLDTVWKRIPGASIVAIADANPTGRQKELQKLGLDASAGYADYREMLAKTSPRIVAVCPRHVDQHRDMILAAIESGAKGIYVEKPFVRTPREADQVLAACAEHGTKVAVAHRNRYHPVMKVVADLIAEKRIGRVLEIRGRGKGDRRGGGEDLWVLGSHVLNMITVLAGKPQSCSAMLMQDGRPVTKQDVRQGGEGLGPLAGNELHARFLFDGGLTVYFDSVANDGTANHGFGLQIIGSEGTIAIQADRNPLAYLIPGNPFQRRDAGSRWLPITSGGVDVAEPNPELIHRVQHHDVAASDLVQAIRENRDPLCSAAEATLTVEMICGVFESHRQAGAAVSFPLAERDHPLLAL; this is encoded by the coding sequence ATGGATCGTCGTCAGTTTGCCGCTCTTTCTGCCGGGCTCGTTGCCGCCGCACATGCAGTCGGCCAGTCCGAATCAAATTCGTTTCCGGTCGCGGTGATCGGGCACACCGGCCGCGGGGATTATGGGCACGGACTCGACACCGTTTGGAAACGCATTCCCGGAGCGTCGATCGTCGCGATTGCCGATGCCAATCCGACGGGGCGACAAAAAGAACTGCAAAAACTCGGACTCGACGCCTCCGCTGGCTACGCCGACTATCGTGAGATGCTCGCCAAGACGTCGCCACGGATCGTTGCCGTCTGCCCGCGTCATGTCGACCAGCATCGCGACATGATCTTGGCGGCGATCGAATCGGGGGCCAAAGGCATCTACGTCGAAAAACCGTTTGTTCGAACCCCGCGCGAAGCCGACCAGGTCTTGGCGGCATGTGCCGAGCATGGCACCAAAGTGGCCGTCGCCCATCGCAATCGATACCACCCGGTGATGAAAGTGGTCGCGGATTTGATCGCAGAAAAACGCATCGGACGCGTGCTTGAAATCCGCGGCAGGGGCAAGGGGGACCGTCGCGGCGGAGGCGAAGATCTGTGGGTGCTCGGATCACACGTGCTGAACATGATCACCGTCCTGGCCGGCAAACCGCAAAGCTGTTCTGCAATGTTGATGCAGGACGGACGCCCGGTGACAAAGCAGGATGTCCGCCAAGGGGGTGAGGGTCTGGGGCCGCTGGCCGGCAACGAACTGCACGCCAGGTTTCTGTTTGACGGAGGCTTGACCGTCTATTTCGATTCGGTGGCCAACGACGGGACCGCGAACCACGGATTCGGTTTGCAAATCATCGGCAGCGAGGGGACGATCGCCATCCAAGCCGACCGCAATCCGCTGGCGTATTTGATCCCCGGCAATCCCTTTCAGCGTCGCGATGCGGGATCACGCTGGCTGCCGATCACCAGTGGCGGCGTTGATGTCGCCGAGCCGAACCCTGAACTGATCCATCGGGTTCAACATCATGACGTCGCCGCGTCGGATCTGGTCCAGGCGATCCGCGAAAACCGTGACCCCTTGTGCAGTGCCGCCGAAGCCACGTTGACCGTGGAAATGATTTGCGGGGTCTTCGAGTCGCATCGCCAAGCTGGCGCAGCGGTCTCGTTCCCCTTGGCCGAGCGGGACCATCCGTTGCTTGCATTGTAA